The nucleotide sequence GAGATCAGCCTTGTTCGTCCGCGCCATCGCCACACGCTCTTCGAGCCGGAGGTAGACGTCGCTCTCACGGGTCAGGGCCACATCGAAGCGCCCCGACTCAACCAGCAATTCCTGCAGGCGCAGCGAGAAGGCGAGGACGATGTCTTTTTCCCGCACGCCGTTCGGAGCTTCGGCACCGCTGTCGATGCCACCGTGGCCAGGATCGATCACCACAAGAGGACGACTGCCAATCGGCAGTTCAGAGCCCCCCGCGGGCGTCGATTCGGCGATTTTTGCAGCCGCAGCGTCCGACACGAGCCGGTCACGTTCGACGTTGGCCGCAAAGATTTCGGCATCTGCCGGGATGATGTCGACGACGAGGCGTGCCGGCTGGTCGTTGAATGCGTCAAGCACGTAAGCCTGCTGCACCTGAGCCGGTCCGGCAAGGCTGAGCGTGGTCCGCACCCGGTCTCCAGCCACCTGCTCAATCACGTAGGACGTCACCAGAGAGCCGGAATCGCTGTCCGCCGACGGCTGCGGAACCGAGAAGGTGCCGGCGCGCACATCGACCGCCAGGCGGTCGGGTTCGCTCATGGATACAAATGAGAACTCCGTCCGCGCCGCCAGATCAATCACAAGACGCGCCCGATCTTCGGTCGCTGTCATGCGCAGATCAATGACATTTGGTAGCGCAACGGGGGCGGCACTCTCCTGGGAGAGCGCTGGGGATAGAAGTGCCATGAACGAAAGGATGGCGGCGAAGGCGGATATGAGGACGCGCAAAATCAAGTCTGGTTCGGGCCCCTAAAAACTCTATCGCCGCATGGCACGAGCATCGGGCGATTCTGCGGCATTGTCCGCCTTATGCGATGATTTGGGTCATCAATCAAAGAACCGGGCTCACAAAGCGGGTATGGGGCCGGGTTTTTGACTTTCCTGTTGCCAATCTGGCGCAACATCCCTACACGCTAAAGGAGAAGGCGCAGGAGTTTCGCGAGCGCCAGCGACGACGGTAAGTCCGTGTCGCGCCGCTGCGAACCCGGCTGGACCAGCGTGCACTCGATGCATGCGGCCCGGAATGAAAGCGGCATTTTCGCGCCTTCGCTGAATTTCGGCTCCCCCCGAGCCGGACGGTGGCACGCCCGCGCGGCCTGCCATCCATAAGGAAGAGGTCATATGGCCCACAGGCGAACAAAGCGCGACGCGATCGAAATGTCCGATTGCCGTTTTGTATCGCCTCATTTTCTGGCCATGACCAAGACTACCGGAGCGCGAAACGTGAGAGGTTCGCGCCCTACTTCATTCAACCCATTCGCCCCGCAATGCGCCATTTCAGGTGTGCCGGACTTCCGGCAGCCCCTTGTCGGCGCGCGGGTGCGCGGAGCTCACTATGGCGACCAAAAGAATGCTGGTGGATGCCATCCACCCGGAAGAAACACGGATTGTCGTTACCGCCGGTAACCGGCTTGAGGAATTCGACTTTGAATCGGCGACCCGCCGCCAGTTGCGGGGTAATATTTACCTCGCAAAGGTGACGCGAGTAGAACCGTCCCTGCAGGCGGCTTTCGTCGAATATGGCGGCAATCGCCACGGATTTCTCGCCTTCAGCGAAATCCACCCAGACTATTACCAGATCCCCGTCGCTGACCGCGAAGCGCTTCTGCTCGAAGAGGAGCATGAAGAGACAGAAGACGAGGCCCAGGGCGAAACCGACCAGGCCCCTGCCCCGGACGCCAGTGCCGATTCTGCAGCTGATGCCGACACTGACTCGCATGACGGCGAAGAGCACAGCCATATCGAACAGGCCCCGGCCAATTCCGAGCCTGTCGAATCCATCGGCGGTGCGGATGCCCTTGAGGAAGTTCCCGAGCGTCGTCGCTCGAGCCAGCAGCGTCGTCACCAGTACAAGATCCAGGAAGTCGTCAAGCGCCGCCAGGTCATGCTGGTGCAGGTGGTTAAGGAAGAGCGCGGCAACAAAGGCGCAGCTCTCACCACCTATCTGTCGCTGGCGGGCCGCTATTCCGTGCTGATGCCAAACACCGCCCGTGGCGGCGGCATCTCGCGCAAGATCACCAATGCGGCCGACCGCAAGCGCCTCAAGGAAATCACTGCTGATCTGGAAGTGCCGCAAGGCATGGGCGTGATCCTGCGCACGGCCGGTGCCTCGCGCACCAAGGCCGAAGTCAAGCGCGACTTTGAATATCTGATGCGCCTCTGGGAGAGCGTTCGTACGCTGACGCTCCAGAGCCAGGCGCCATGCCTCGTCTACGAGGAAGGCTCGCTCATCAAGCGGACCATCCGCGACCTCTACAACAAGGACAT is from Devosia sp. SD17-2 and encodes:
- a CDS encoding N-acetylmuramoyl-L-alanine amidase, which translates into the protein MALLSPALSQESAAPVALPNVIDLRMTATEDRARLVIDLAARTEFSFVSMSEPDRLAVDVRAGTFSVPQPSADSDSGSLVTSYVIEQVAGDRVRTTLSLAGPAQVQQAYVLDAFNDQPARLVVDIIPADAEIFAANVERDRLVSDAAAAKIAESTPAGGSELPIGSRPLVVIDPGHGGIDSGAEAPNGVREKDIVLAFSLRLQELLVESGRFDVALTRESDVYLRLEERVAMARTNKADLFIAIHADSFQQPEIRGASVYTRDENATDVLDKVLADTENKSDVIAGFSMPQMAPEVVDILLDLMRREMRVQSFLAAQAIVHQLEPSVALRRFPVRQADFFVLQAPDIPSVLVELGFLSNASDIANLTRSEWRDRTAEAIARGISSYFDSLEKPE